In a genomic window of Xylanivirga thermophila:
- a CDS encoding iron-containing alcohol dehydrogenase yields the protein MDNFVFQSPTKIIFGRGAEKHVGEEVKLLGKKVLLHYGGGSIKKFGLYDRVVKSLNDAGVDFIELGGVKPNPRLSLVREGIDLCRKNNVDCILAVGGGSVIDSSKAIAIGTLYDGDVWDFYSGKSSVERSLPVGVVLTIPAAGSEASNSSVITNEDGWYKRGLNTDVIRAKFAIMNPELTFTLPPYQTICGAADIMAHVMERYFTNTKDVDFTDRLCEATLKTIIDNVPIVLENPEDYGARAQIMWASTIAHNGLLNSGRAGDWASHGIEHELSAIYDVAHGAGLAVVFPAWMKYVYKHDVDRFVQFAVRVWNVDMDFEHPECTALEGIRRLEEFFSRIGLPVTLKELGVPDDRLEEMADKATNNDSKTMGNFVKLNREDVLNIYKLAR from the coding sequence TTGGATAATTTTGTTTTCCAGAGCCCTACAAAGATTATATTTGGTAGGGGTGCAGAGAAACATGTAGGGGAAGAGGTAAAGCTACTTGGCAAGAAGGTATTGCTCCACTATGGTGGAGGAAGCATAAAAAAATTTGGACTCTACGATAGGGTTGTAAAATCCCTAAATGATGCTGGGGTAGATTTTATAGAACTAGGTGGAGTTAAGCCAAATCCTAGGTTAAGTCTGGTAAGAGAGGGTATAGATCTGTGTAGAAAAAATAATGTGGATTGTATTTTGGCAGTTGGAGGCGGGAGCGTTATAGATTCCTCCAAGGCCATTGCCATAGGTACCCTATATGATGGGGATGTATGGGATTTTTATTCAGGGAAAAGCTCTGTTGAACGCTCATTGCCGGTAGGGGTAGTACTTACCATTCCTGCTGCAGGAAGCGAGGCGTCTAATAGCAGTGTAATAACCAATGAGGATGGATGGTACAAACGGGGGTTAAATACCGATGTTATTCGTGCTAAGTTTGCGATAATGAATCCAGAACTTACATTTACTCTGCCTCCATATCAGACTATTTGTGGCGCAGCTGATATAATGGCCCATGTAATGGAGAGATATTTTACAAATACCAAAGATGTGGATTTTACAGATAGGTTATGCGAAGCTACATTGAAGACCATAATAGACAATGTTCCAATAGTACTTGAAAATCCTGAAGATTATGGGGCTAGGGCTCAGATCATGTGGGCAAGCACCATAGCACATAATGGACTGTTAAACAGTGGAAGGGCAGGGGATTGGGCATCCCATGGCATAGAGCATGAATTAAGTGCTATATACGATGTGGCCCATGGAGCAGGATTGGCTGTAGTATTTCCTGCTTGGATGAAATATGTGTATAAGCATGATGTGGACAGATTTGTACAGTTTGCAGTTCGGGTGTGGAATGTGGATATGGATTTTGAACATCCTGAGTGCACAGCACTAGAGGGCATACGTAGGCTGGAGGAATTTTTCAGCAGGATCGGACTGCCTGTTACATTAAAAGAGCTTGGTGTACCAGATGATAGATTGGAAGAGATGGCTGATAAGGCGACAAATAACGATAGCAAGACTATGGGTAATTTTGTAAAGCTAAACAGGGAAGATGTTTTAAATATATATAAACTGGCTAGGTAA
- a CDS encoding OadG family protein: MNENIMSQTLKIMGTGMGTVFLVLFLFYALVKLLTRLFPYRESDECKKE, encoded by the coding sequence ATGAATGAAAATATTATGTCCCAGACCTTGAAGATTATGGGGACTGGTATGGGAACTGTATTTTTGGTATTATTTTTATTTTATGCATTGGTAAAGCTCCTTACCCGTTTATTTCCATACAGGGAGTCTGATGAGTGTAAAAAGGAATAA
- a CDS encoding helix-turn-helix domain-containing protein, with translation MSENIKQIAKRLKALREIYGYSIEYIASELGIYTEIYTQYENGELDIPVSFLFKAANRYGVELSALLTGEDPKLKVYSLVRKDKRLSIDRRKEYKYQSLAYNFINKKAEPFMVTVDYEEDKKEVSLNSHPGQEFNFLLEGTLKIVIGSYELILHEGDSIYFDSGYPHGMIALDNKPAKFLAIIL, from the coding sequence ATGTCTGAAAACATAAAACAAATAGCCAAACGCCTGAAGGCATTAAGGGAGATCTATGGATACAGTATAGAGTATATAGCTTCTGAACTGGGTATATACACAGAAATATATACACAGTATGAAAATGGTGAGCTTGACATTCCAGTAAGTTTTCTCTTTAAAGCTGCAAATCGATACGGAGTAGAACTAAGTGCCCTTTTGACTGGAGAGGATCCAAAGCTTAAGGTCTATTCCCTAGTGCGAAAAGATAAACGCCTAAGCATTGACCGCCGAAAAGAATATAAATATCAGAGTCTTGCCTATAACTTTATAAACAAAAAAGCAGAACCATTCATGGTCACCGTAGACTACGAGGAAGATAAAAAGGAAGTAAGTCTAAATTCTCATCCTGGTCAAGAATTTAACTTTTTACTGGAAGGTACTTTAAAGATAGTAATAGGAAGCTATGAATTGATACTCCATGAAGGTGACTCCATATACTTCGACTCAGGATACCCCCATGGCATGATTGCCCTTGACAACAAACCGGCCAAGTTTCTGGCAATAATCTTATAA
- a CDS encoding sodium ion-translocating decarboxylase subunit beta: MEALLQGLSAMTYKHWVMITIGLVLIYLAIKKEYEPMLLLPIGFGAILTNIPMSSAVGPDGFLTILYNVGIKTELFPILIFIAVGAMIDFSPLLKQPVMLFFGAAAQFGIFAAMFLAASTGRFNIQEAAAIGIIGAADGPTSIFVGNKFAKDYLGAITVAAYSYMALVPLIQPPVIRALTTKKERQIRMDADYDVKVSKKVLIFFPIMVTIVAGIVAPMSVALVGSLMFGNLIRECGVLDRLSKSAQNELANLVTLLLGITIGSTMVADKFLSPDTLMILAIGLLAFVFDTAGGVLFAKFVNLFLKKKVNPMIGAAGISAFPMSARIIQKMAQEDDPQNFILMQAIGANVAGQIGSVIAGSVLITLLS; the protein is encoded by the coding sequence ATGGAAGCATTATTACAGGGATTGTCAGCCATGACATATAAGCATTGGGTGATGATAACAATAGGCCTTGTACTCATCTATCTGGCTATAAAGAAGGAGTATGAACCCATGCTTTTATTGCCTATAGGCTTCGGTGCAATCCTAACCAATATACCCATGTCGTCTGCAGTAGGGCCTGATGGATTTCTTACTATACTATATAATGTGGGTATAAAAACAGAACTTTTTCCAATACTTATTTTCATTGCCGTGGGAGCTATGATAGATTTTAGCCCCCTCCTAAAGCAACCGGTTATGCTCTTCTTTGGTGCTGCAGCTCAATTTGGTATATTTGCAGCCATGTTTCTTGCAGCCTCTACAGGTCGATTTAATATACAGGAGGCAGCAGCAATAGGTATTATAGGCGCCGCAGATGGGCCTACATCCATATTTGTAGGTAATAAATTTGCAAAGGATTATTTAGGTGCGATCACAGTAGCTGCATATTCCTATATGGCTCTTGTACCACTTATTCAGCCCCCTGTCATAAGGGCACTTACCACCAAGAAGGAACGTCAGATAAGGATGGACGCCGATTATGATGTAAAGGTTTCAAAAAAGGTTCTTATATTTTTCCCCATTATGGTTACTATTGTAGCAGGGATAGTAGCACCTATGAGCGTTGCACTAGTAGGATCTTTGATGTTTGGTAATCTTATAAGGGAGTGTGGAGTACTTGATAGGCTTTCAAAATCGGCTCAAAATGAATTGGCAAATCTAGTTACGCTACTTTTGGGTATTACCATAGGCTCGACCATGGTAGCTGATAAATTCTTATCGCCGGATACCCTTATGATATTGGCTATAGGTCTTTTAGCCTTTGTATTCGATACAGCTGGGGGAGTGCTATTTGCCAAGTTTGTAAATCTATTTCTAAAGAAAAAAGTAAATCCCATGATTGGGGCAGCAGGTATTTCAGCGTTCCCCATGTCTGCTAGGATAATCCAGAAGATGGCCCAGGAGGATGATCCTCAGAATTTCATACTTATGCAGGCCATAGGTGCAAATGTAGCAGGACAGATAGGCTCGGTAATTGCAGGTAGTGTACTAATTACACTGCTGTCATAG
- a CDS encoding AMP-binding protein, with translation MLLDKFVTNTQFTSYDDFVQRFRINVPENFNFAYDVVDYLAKTQPDKKALIWCNEAGKEATFTFSELKYYSDKTANFFRSLGIKKGDPVMLILKRRYEFWFCILALHKIGAICIPATHLLTDKDIVYRNNAADIKAIVAVAEDEVMDHIDRAQDDSPSLLYKISVNGKRPGWYDFSKELKRADEHFERPTGENTTSNDDISLLYFTSGTTGHPKMVQHDFTYPLGHIITAGYWQNVEDGGLHLTVADTGWAKAVWGKIYGQWLCGSAVFVYDYDKFEPSRLLDVISSHKITTFCAPPTIYRFLIKEDLTKYDLSSLKYAVVAGEPLNPEVYNQFFKATGLKLMEGYGQTELTVAVATLPWLEPKPGSMGKPVPGYHIDILDDNGNPCEAGEEGQIVVYTDQEKPVGMFDGYYRDMEKTKSVWHDGIYYTGDMAWKDEDGYFWFVGRADDVIKSSGYRIGPFEVESALMEHPAVLECAITGVPHPIRGQVVKATIVLSKGYAPSDALKKELQDHVKRVTAPYKYPRIVDFVEKLPKTISGKIRRVEIRKNDDM, from the coding sequence ATGCTTTTAGACAAATTTGTAACAAATACGCAGTTTACATCCTATGATGACTTTGTGCAAAGGTTTCGCATAAATGTGCCTGAAAATTTCAATTTTGCATATGATGTGGTGGATTATCTGGCAAAAACCCAGCCTGATAAAAAGGCCCTTATATGGTGCAATGAAGCAGGAAAAGAGGCTACTTTTACATTCTCAGAGCTAAAGTACTACAGCGATAAGACAGCCAATTTTTTTAGATCCTTAGGCATTAAAAAAGGCGATCCTGTGATGCTCATACTTAAGCGAAGATACGAATTTTGGTTTTGTATACTGGCTCTGCATAAAATAGGTGCAATATGCATACCTGCTACACACCTGCTTACCGATAAAGATATAGTATACCGCAACAACGCAGCGGATATAAAGGCAATAGTTGCAGTGGCTGAAGATGAAGTGATGGATCATATAGATAGGGCCCAAGATGATTCCCCTTCTCTCCTATACAAGATCTCAGTAAATGGAAAAAGACCTGGATGGTATGACTTCTCTAAAGAGTTAAAAAGGGCAGATGAGCATTTTGAAAGGCCTACAGGCGAAAACACCACATCAAATGATGATATATCCCTTTTATACTTTACCTCAGGGACAACAGGGCATCCAAAGATGGTGCAGCATGATTTTACATACCCTCTAGGCCATATAATAACAGCAGGTTATTGGCAAAACGTGGAGGATGGAGGATTACATCTCACAGTTGCTGATACGGGATGGGCAAAGGCTGTCTGGGGAAAGATATATGGCCAATGGCTATGCGGCAGCGCAGTATTTGTATATGATTATGATAAGTTTGAACCCTCCCGCCTTTTAGATGTCATATCCTCCCACAAGATAACCACCTTTTGTGCACCACCTACCATATATCGATTTTTGATAAAAGAGGATCTTACAAAATATGATTTAAGCTCCCTTAAATATGCAGTAGTTGCAGGTGAGCCCTTAAACCCCGAAGTCTATAACCAATTTTTTAAGGCCACAGGCTTAAAGCTTATGGAAGGATATGGGCAGACCGAATTAACAGTTGCAGTAGCCACCCTGCCCTGGCTAGAACCAAAGCCCGGTTCCATGGGTAAACCAGTACCCGGCTATCATATAGACATACTAGATGATAACGGTAATCCCTGTGAGGCGGGAGAAGAAGGACAAATAGTGGTATATACGGATCAAGAAAAACCTGTTGGCATGTTTGATGGATATTATCGCGATATGGAAAAGACTAAAAGTGTATGGCATGATGGTATATATTATACAGGCGATATGGCATGGAAAGATGAAGATGGATATTTTTGGTTTGTAGGACGGGCAGACGATGTTATAAAAAGTTCCGGATATAGAATAGGACCATTTGAAGTAGAAAGTGCCCTTATGGAGCACCCTGCCGTATTAGAATGTGCCATAACAGGCGTACCCCATCCCATACGAGGACAGGTAGTAAAAGCCACAATAGTCCTATCTAAAGGATATGCACCCTCTGATGCATTGAAAAAAGAGCTGCAAGATCATGTAAAACGGGTAACCGCGCCTTATAAATATCCTAGAATAGTAGATTTTGTAGAAAAGCTCCCAAAGACCATAAGCGGAAAGATCCGCAGAGTGGAGATACGAAAAAACGATGATATGTAA
- a CDS encoding GNAT family N-acetyltransferase → MASLKECDETFYGYFVDDRLAGIISYKLKDRCLNIYRVAVHPDFFRMGIGQAMLCYIEEHNNGIECILVSTGTNNIPARNLYTKCGFRAVYTVEIQPGISITSFEKELNS, encoded by the coding sequence ATAGCATCCCTTAAGGAATGTGATGAAACGTTTTACGGATATTTTGTAGATGATCGGTTGGCAGGGATTATTTCGTATAAATTAAAGGATAGATGCTTAAATATATATAGGGTAGCGGTGCATCCGGATTTCTTTAGAATGGGTATAGGACAGGCCATGCTATGCTATATAGAAGAGCATAACAATGGAATAGAATGCATACTGGTATCCACCGGTACAAACAATATACCTGCAAGGAACTTATATACAAAATGTGGATTTAGGGCAGTCTATACTGTTGAGATACAGCCTGGAATTTCTATCACAAGCTTTGAAAAGGAGCTTAACTCATAG
- a CDS encoding tryptophan transporter → MSMKLRKFILSALLLVIGLILHYATPPILMGMKPDFLLAMMFIAIIIVDDYKTALVIGIASGLLTAATTTFPGGQVANIIDKLVTSHIIFLINGLLNRMNIRDNYKMIIISITGTLISGIVFLTSAMLIVGLPGSFGALVLTVVLPATVINTVAAFILYKAVSVGLKYSKFI, encoded by the coding sequence ATATCCATGAAATTAAGAAAATTTATACTAAGCGCATTGTTATTGGTTATAGGTCTTATACTTCATTATGCAACACCTCCCATACTTATGGGGATGAAACCGGATTTTTTATTAGCTATGATGTTCATAGCTATCATCATCGTAGATGACTACAAGACAGCACTGGTAATAGGGATAGCATCGGGGCTTTTAACAGCAGCTACTACCACATTTCCCGGTGGACAGGTTGCAAATATAATAGATAAATTAGTAACATCCCATATCATATTTCTAATTAATGGATTGCTCAATAGGATGAATATAAGGGATAACTATAAAATGATCATAATAAGCATTACAGGGACTCTAATAAGTGGTATTGTATTTTTGACCTCAGCCATGCTGATAGTAGGATTGCCCGGATCTTTTGGTGCTTTGGTACTTACGGTGGTATTGCCTGCTACAGTAATAAATACTGTAGCTGCCTTTATACTCTATAAGGCAGTTTCCGTAGGTCTTAAATATTCTAAGTTTATCTAA
- a CDS encoding beta/alpha barrel domain-containing protein, translating to MLEFSKRSNTLEQSAYKYSLQDIEEPNLYRDLFPYESVPRISFNHRVVPMYVPDDIWITDTTFRDGQQSQAPFTVKQIVDLYDLLHRLSGPNGVIRQSEFFLYTSKDKEALEKCLEKGYEYPEITSWIRATKGDFELVKDMGLKETGILVSCSDYHIFKKLNMSRAQAMDKYLAVVKQALEYGIKPRCHFEDITRADFYGFVVPFAIELRKLMEQTGIPIKIRACDTLGYGVSFPGIALPRSVPGIIYGLRHHAGFPSELLEWHGHNDFYKAVPNSTAAWLYGASSVNCSLLGIGERTGNCPLEAMAIEYVSLRGDENGMDLSAITDIAEYFKYEMGYTIPPQTPFVGKNFNVTRAGIHADGLLKDEEIYNIFDTGAILKRPPLVAIGPHSGLAGIAHWLNTYFDLERKGIKVDKKHPVVIQMKDKVDEYYQEDRTTVLSDEELEDIIKSIDMEFYKAISSRKGIKKWV from the coding sequence ATGCTAGAGTTTAGTAAAAGATCTAATACACTGGAACAATCGGCTTATAAGTACTCTTTGCAGGATATAGAGGAGCCGAATTTATATAGAGATCTATTTCCATATGAAAGTGTACCGAGGATATCATTCAACCATCGTGTTGTGCCCATGTATGTACCGGATGATATATGGATAACAGATACTACGTTTAGGGATGGGCAACAGTCCCAGGCACCTTTTACTGTAAAACAGATAGTGGATCTTTATGATCTGCTACATAGATTGTCAGGTCCAAATGGTGTAATAAGGCAGAGCGAGTTTTTTCTTTATACCAGTAAGGATAAAGAGGCTTTGGAAAAATGTTTGGAAAAGGGATATGAATATCCTGAAATCACCAGTTGGATAAGGGCAACTAAAGGCGATTTTGAACTGGTAAAGGATATGGGTCTTAAAGAGACCGGCATATTGGTCAGCTGCTCTGACTATCATATTTTTAAAAAATTGAATATGTCTCGGGCGCAGGCTATGGATAAATATTTGGCAGTAGTGAAGCAGGCATTGGAATATGGAATAAAGCCCCGTTGCCATTTTGAGGATATAACAAGGGCTGATTTTTATGGATTTGTAGTACCGTTTGCAATAGAGCTTAGAAAACTTATGGAACAGACGGGTATTCCCATAAAGATAAGGGCATGTGATACATTGGGATATGGCGTGTCATTTCCAGGTATAGCACTCCCAAGAAGTGTACCGGGAATTATATATGGTTTGAGACATCATGCCGGTTTTCCAAGTGAGCTTTTGGAATGGCATGGGCATAATGATTTTTATAAAGCAGTCCCCAATTCTACGGCAGCCTGGTTGTATGGTGCCAGCTCTGTAAATTGTTCTTTGTTGGGGATAGGAGAGCGTACAGGTAATTGTCCGTTGGAGGCTATGGCAATAGAGTATGTATCCTTAAGGGGAGATGAAAATGGCATGGACTTGTCGGCTATAACAGATATAGCTGAGTATTTTAAATATGAGATGGGATATACAATCCCTCCGCAGACTCCCTTTGTAGGTAAAAACTTCAATGTGACAAGGGCAGGCATACATGCCGACGGGCTGCTTAAGGATGAAGAAATATATAACATATTTGATACAGGAGCTATATTGAAGCGCCCGCCTCTAGTGGCTATAGGCCCACATTCAGGTCTTGCCGGTATAGCCCATTGGCTAAATACCTATTTTGATCTGGAAAGAAAGGGCATTAAGGTGGATAAAAAGCATCCCGTAGTAATACAGATGAAGGATAAGGTGGATGAATATTATCAGGAAGACAGGACTACTGTGCTATCTGATGAGGAATTAGAGGATATAATAAAATCTATAGATATGGAGTTTTACAAAGCCATATCTAGCCGTAAAGGTATAAAGAAATGGGTATAA
- a CDS encoding B12-binding domain-containing radical SAM protein, giving the protein MKVLLTTLNSKYIHSNLAVYYLKGYCEQYHDDEFVIREFTINDDLDRILGEIYKEKPEVIGFSCYIWNISQTMLLIDNIKKVLPDCIIILGGPEVWFDGDRLMQAHPYIDYIIVGEGEMTLKELLDALKGDMTIRDVLGILYRDCSSIVYTGDRPLIKDLNDIPFPYKDGFSPFENRIIYYETSRGCPFNCQYCLSSTIEGVRVLPMDRIKRELRIFIEAGVPQVKLVDRTFNCNVKRAKEIFRTIIELGGRTNFHFEMGGDLIDDEMLEILKDAPPGLFQFEIGVQSTNAKTLEMVARKTDLQRIAHAVNIIRGYNNIHMHLDLIAGLPEEDYTSFGKSFDDVYRLYPDKLQLGFLKMLKGSGIRRDAKKHEYEYRSYPPYEVLENKYIYYGDLLCLKDIEELVEKYYNSHRFDGALKYLIQYHDNSPFKFFESFASYWAKKGYFKVSHSMSRLYGILIEYAKKVDGVSLKLFNDIIKFDFCTFQRPSNYPEGIIDMQTKNFREAAYDFIRNWENVKKYLPDYYELTTRQIMRRIHIELFAYDVVGGIESGRYDKKKITVLFKYDTNHPLRRSIYYVIELPEGFRGRD; this is encoded by the coding sequence ATGAAGGTATTACTTACCACATTGAATTCCAAATATATTCATAGCAATCTAGCTGTGTATTATCTGAAGGGATACTGTGAGCAGTATCATGATGACGAATTTGTCATACGGGAATTTACCATAAACGATGATCTAGACAGGATATTAGGGGAGATCTACAAGGAAAAGCCTGAAGTAATAGGCTTTTCTTGTTATATATGGAACATCTCTCAGACAATGCTACTTATAGATAATATAAAAAAGGTGTTGCCAGATTGCATTATTATATTAGGCGGGCCGGAGGTATGGTTTGATGGGGATAGGCTTATGCAGGCACATCCATATATAGACTATATAATAGTCGGAGAAGGTGAAATGACCCTTAAGGAGCTTTTAGATGCCTTAAAAGGGGATATGACAATCAGGGATGTCTTGGGCATCCTCTATAGGGATTGTAGCTCCATAGTATATACAGGTGACAGACCACTTATAAAGGATCTAAATGATATACCGTTTCCCTATAAGGATGGTTTTTCTCCATTTGAAAACAGGATAATATATTATGAGACCTCAAGGGGATGCCCGTTTAATTGCCAGTATTGTCTATCATCTACCATTGAAGGGGTAAGGGTACTGCCAATGGACAGGATAAAGCGGGAATTGAGGATTTTTATAGAGGCGGGAGTACCACAGGTAAAATTGGTAGATAGGACGTTTAACTGCAATGTGAAGAGGGCAAAGGAGATATTTAGGACCATAATCGAGCTTGGCGGGAGGACTAATTTCCATTTTGAAATGGGAGGAGATCTAATAGATGATGAAATGCTTGAGATTTTAAAGGATGCACCTCCGGGTCTTTTTCAATTTGAGATAGGTGTACAGTCTACAAATGCCAAAACATTGGAGATGGTTGCTAGAAAGACGGATCTTCAAAGAATAGCCCATGCAGTAAATATCATACGTGGATATAATAATATACATATGCATTTGGATCTTATAGCTGGATTGCCCGAGGAGGACTATACTTCCTTTGGTAAATCATTTGACGATGTATACAGACTTTACCCAGACAAGCTTCAATTAGGTTTTTTAAAAATGCTTAAGGGATCCGGTATAAGAAGGGATGCTAAAAAACATGAATATGAGTATCGCTCATATCCTCCATATGAAGTGCTTGAAAACAAGTATATATATTATGGGGATTTGCTTTGCTTAAAGGATATAGAGGAGCTGGTGGAGAAATACTATAACTCCCACAGGTTTGATGGGGCACTTAAGTATTTGATACAGTACCATGATAACAGTCCATTTAAGTTCTTTGAATCCTTTGCGTCATATTGGGCTAAAAAAGGATATTTTAAGGTATCCCATAGCATGAGTAGGTTATACGGGATATTGATTGAATATGCAAAAAAAGTTGATGGGGTATCCTTAAAGCTATTTAACGATATAATAAAGTTTGATTTCTGTACCTTTCAAAGGCCATCTAATTATCCGGAAGGCATTATAGATATGCAGACAAAGAACTTTAGGGAAGCAGCGTATGATTTTATAAGAAATTGGGAAAACGTAAAAAAATATCTGCCGGACTATTATGAACTTACCACCAGACAAATAATGCGAAGGATACATATTGAGCTATTTGCCTATGATGTGGTAGGTGGTATAGAGTCGGGCAGGTATGATAAAAAGAAGATTACAGTACTTTTTAAATATGATACAAACCATCCATTAAGACGGAGTATCTATTATGTCATAGAACTTCCGGAAGGATTCAGAGGAAGAGATTAA
- a CDS encoding lysylphosphatidylglycerol synthase transmembrane domain-containing protein, with amino-acid sequence MKKKKNLTLLYICINIAVIVLIAVLDPNLKEIDKAFYRIKLPWMMGGFLFMLMYWLCDAFITYYSVGVTYEPKSFMKCLKIAMIGQYYSAVTPFASGGQPAQIYYMTKAGIPAGYGSSALMIKFLVYQAVLSIYSLVAFCVMGRFMHHYSTVLFWISLVGFLINAGAIVLIYFLASNKGIVKKIIFKIIDWLHKIKVVKDVEDTRTRLMSHVNDFHSSLDLIKGDGKALFIMLMATALQLTFLFSITYFIYRGFGLNGDRWIKIIFLQSFLYLAVCYFPTPGAAGASEGGFYIFYQLVFPKKFIFLAMFFWRIISYYLNIVVGAVVVFSDSIKGLFKPSVMPVTGKNKKQG; translated from the coding sequence ATGAAAAAAAAGAAGAATTTAACTTTGTTATATATATGTATAAATATAGCTGTGATAGTGTTAATAGCTGTATTAGATCCAAATCTCAAGGAGATTGATAAGGCATTTTATAGGATAAAATTACCCTGGATGATGGGTGGATTTTTATTTATGCTCATGTATTGGCTGTGCGATGCATTTATTACCTATTATTCAGTAGGGGTTACCTACGAGCCAAAGAGTTTTATGAAATGTCTAAAGATTGCAATGATAGGGCAGTACTATAGTGCAGTTACACCCTTTGCAAGTGGTGGTCAGCCAGCTCAGATATATTATATGACTAAGGCAGGTATACCGGCAGGATATGGCAGCTCTGCACTTATGATAAAGTTTCTTGTATATCAGGCGGTTCTGTCTATATATTCACTTGTTGCATTCTGCGTGATGGGTAGGTTTATGCATCATTATTCCACAGTACTTTTTTGGATTTCCCTTGTGGGATTTTTGATAAATGCAGGAGCCATAGTTCTAATATATTTTTTGGCATCCAACAAAGGGATTGTAAAGAAGATAATATTTAAGATAATAGACTGGTTGCATAAGATAAAGGTTGTAAAGGATGTGGAGGATACTAGAACGCGTCTTATGTCCCATGTCAACGATTTTCATAGTAGCCTTGATCTGATAAAGGGCGATGGAAAGGCGTTGTTTATTATGTTAATGGCTACTGCCTTACAGCTTACGTTTTTGTTTAGTATCACCTATTTCATATATAGGGGTTTTGGATTAAATGGCGATAGATGGATAAAGATAATATTCCTCCAATCATTTTTGTATCTGGCAGTATGCTATTTTCCCACACCGGGCGCCGCCGGTGCTTCGGAAGGTGGGTTTTATATATTTTATCAACTGGTATTCCCAAAGAAATTTATATTCCTTGCTATGTTTTTCTGGAGGATTATAAGCTACTATTTAAACATAGTGGTGGGAGCCGTTGTGGTGTTTTCAGACAGTATAAAGGGGCTTTTTAAGCCTAGTGTAATGCCTGTTACAGGTAAAAATAAAAAACAAGGATGA
- a CDS encoding AEC family transporter, which translates to MNIFIKILTNNILPILIIVFLGYFLNKRFDFDINTLSKINFYLYVPSFTFYNLYKTQISMELINVLIFGFSMFAVNFIIGLIVTKAARLDKGMTAAMQNALMFYNSGNIGIPLITLVFSDTPYLDIAIACQVMILVVQNLTTNTIGFINAGRATTYLKDAVIRVFKMPTIYIIPLVFIFKALPIDLTNTFVWPTLTYIQNGLISIALFSLGVQLSKSKLSVKDPMVYLAVAFRLLGGPAIAALLIYVFKFEGAIAQALFISSSVPTALNTALIAVECKNQEDFAAQVVMLSTILSAVTMIGVIYMSRILFPV; encoded by the coding sequence ATGAATATATTTATAAAGATACTTACCAATAATATACTGCCTATTCTTATAATTGTCTTTTTAGGCTATTTTTTAAACAAAAGATTTGATTTTGATATCAATACCCTAAGCAAGATCAATTTTTATCTATATGTTCCCAGTTTTACCTTCTATAATTTGTATAAAACTCAAATCTCAATGGAACTTATAAATGTTTTGATCTTTGGCTTTTCCATGTTTGCAGTAAATTTTATCATAGGCCTTATAGTTACAAAGGCTGCGAGGCTAGACAAGGGTATGACAGCAGCAATGCAAAATGCCCTTATGTTTTATAATTCTGGAAATATAGGCATACCATTGATAACGCTTGTTTTTAGCGATACCCCATATTTGGATATTGCCATTGCATGTCAGGTAATGATATTGGTAGTGCAAAATTTAACCACCAATACGATAGGATTCATAAATGCAGGTAGGGCGACAACCTATTTAAAAGATGCAGTAATACGTGTATTTAAGATGCCTACGATATATATAATACCGCTGGTTTTTATCTTTAAGGCATTGCCCATTGATTTAACCAACACCTTTGTATGGCCAACTTTGACCTACATACAAAATGGTCTCATAAGCATAGCACTTTTCTCCCTTGGAGTACAGTTAAGCAAATCGAAGCTTTCCGTTAAAGATCCCATGGTATACTTAGCAGTGGCTTTTAGACTTCTAGGTGGGCCTGCAATTGCGGCGCTTCTTATATATGTTTTCAAGTTTGAAGGTGCAATTGCCCAGGCTTTGTTCATATCCTCATCGGTGCCTACTGCATTGAATACAGCCCTTATTGCTGTGGAATGCAAAAACCAGGAAGATTTTGCGGCACAGGTTGTTATGCTATCCACCATCCTAAGTGCAGTAACCATGATAGGTGTAATCTATATGTCCAGGATATTGTTCCCTGTATAA